One part of the Solanum dulcamara chromosome 3, daSolDulc1.2, whole genome shotgun sequence genome encodes these proteins:
- the LOC129881479 gene encoding probable WRKY transcription factor 49, producing the protein MLMEKCSWSYEDELIKELLDDESPLILLAPQHDSTTSKSTISSLSTGPNIHDDIESGLSMTSNGVQSHDARNLGLGRGLDMMMSKQEVQEAKYTLRIQTYGNAMADDGYKWRKYGQKSIKNSPYPRSYYKCTNPRCGAKKQVERVSDEPNTFIITYEGLHLHFAYPFITLDPPQLLNEPNKKPKLTNSKAHIYESENANEVDESPKFTNPGPIVNLEQALGFSEMGLQGLGFGKMGSQGLLEDMVPLMVRNPSINKPTNSYSSSCSYSSPPTSPSFSWSNN; encoded by the exons ATGCTAATGGAGAAATGCTCATGGTCTTATGAAGATGAGTTGATAAAAGAACTTCTTGATGATGAATCACCATTAATCCTTTTGGCACCTCAACATGACTCAACAACTTCAAAGAGCACAATTTCTTCACTTTCCACAGGGCCAAACATTCATGATGATATAGAGAGTGGTTTGTCCATGACAAGCAATGGAGTTCAATCTCATGATGCTag GAATTTAGGATTGGGAAGAGGGTTGGACATGATGATGAGTAAGCAGGAGGTTCAGGAGGCTAAATATACTTTGAGAATACAGACTTATGGTAATGCAATGGCTGATGATGGTTATAAGTGGAGAAAATATGGACAAAAATCTATTAAGAATAGCCCATATCCCAG GAGCTACTACAAATGCACTAATCCAAGGTGTGGAGCCAAAAAACAAGTTGAGAGGGTCAGTGATGAGCCCAACACTTTCATAATCACTTATGAAGGCCTTCATCTACATTTTGCTTACCCATTTATCACTCTTGATCCACCACAACTTCTTAATGAGCCCAATAAAAAGCCCAAATTAACAAATTCTAAAGCCCATATATATGAATCTGAAAATGCAAATGAAGTTGATGAAAGCCCAAAATTTACCAACCCAGGCCCAATTGTTAACCTTGAACAAGCATTGGGCTTTAGTGAAATGGGCTTACAGGGATTGGGCTTTGGTAAAATGGGCTCACAAGGGTTACTTGAGGATATGGTGCCATTAATGGTTCGAAACCCATCTATTAATAAGCCCACAAACTCATATTCTTCATCTTGCTCTTATTCATCCCCACCAACTTCTCCTTCATTTTCTTGGTCAAATAATTAG